The following coding sequences lie in one Drosophila bipectinata strain 14024-0381.07 chromosome XR, DbipHiC1v2, whole genome shotgun sequence genomic window:
- the Vav gene encoding protein vav isoform X1 gives MSNNSFGGGATAAVATSGAASPTPAGGGVVGVGVGVGALAGGTMVPGGVNADLWRECVAWLVRCKVIPPDHKAAQSDAEIRILAMTLRDGVLLCNLVIHLDPSSMDPREFNRKPQMAQFLCSKNIKLFLDVCHNNFGIRDADLFEPTMLYDLTNFHRVLITLAKLSQCRKVQQMHPELIGFNLQLSPSERSHSDEAIYKDLHSTELNMRKTSSIDAASGSSSAEYYDRTSHSGSLSVEDENSDITIENGTEDIEDFLEDSLSNMCDSAIENDGELIGVGATGTGGGVTPRNIQDGHLRDLSFDLSLDVMGATSSNAVTPTPESCAQPTDESLTKSSTCAGTAATPAAATGPSLPRHVISSSSSASLFVSESQRLQRAAAAVYNYRSSMASAEHEYAYIYSEDDEKVYEDLCYVTFQAKAKPETASTTSFEQRDYVIRELIDTESNYLDVLNALKSKFMLPLERLLGQDELKAIFPRIRELADIHTNFLHKLRESLTPNAKIKMAQVFMEFREPFLIYGEYCSCLLGAIDNLADVCKKNQIIDQLVQKCERDYNVGKLQLRDILSVPMQRILKYHLLLDKLVKETSPSHEDYRSLERAKDAMIDVSQYINEVKRDSDHLVIIQKVKDSIFDLHLLQNGAGSDLLQYGRLLLDGELHMKAHEDQKTKLRYAFVFDKILIMVKALHIKTGDMQYTYKDSHNLADYRVEQSHSRRTLGRDTRFKYQLLLARKSGKTAFTLYLKSEHERDKWRKALTEAMESLEPPGCRSTDHKMEIYTFDAPTTCRHCSKFLKGRIHQGYRCKVCQISVHKGCISSTGRCKQNPVSMPPPVCDRQLSEFNWFAGNMDRETAANKLENRRIGTYLLRVRPQGPSTAHETMYALSLKTDDHVIKHMKINQENAGESMLYCLSSRRHFKTIVELVSYYERNDLGENFAGLNQSLQWPFKEVFATALYDYEPKAGSNQLQLRTDCQVLVIGKDGDSKGWWRGKIGDTVGYFPKEYVQEQRTASEEL, from the exons ATGTCGAACAACAGTTTCGGAGGAGGTGCCACTGCCGCTGTGGCCACCAGTGGTGCAGCATCACCAACACCAGCTGGCGGTGGTGTAGTaggagtgggtgtgggtgtgggcgCATTGGCAGGAGGCACTATGGTTCCGGGTGGCGTCAATGCTGACCTGTGGCGCGAATGCGTCGCCTGGCTGGTGCGCTGCAAGGTCATTCCGCCCGACCACAAGGCCGCCCAGTCTGACGCCGAAATTCGCATCCTGGCCATGACCTTGCGGGACGGTGTTCTGCTCTGCAACCTGGTCATCCATCTGGATCCCAGTAGTATGGATCCGCGCGAGTTCAATCGCAAGCCCCAAATGGCTCAG TTCCTGTGCAGCAAGAACATCAAACTATTCCTGGACGTGTGCCACAATAACTTCGGGATCCGGGACGCGGACCTCTTCGAGCCAACGATGCTCTACGACCTCACCAACTTCCATCGCGTGCTCATCACGCTGGCGAAGCTGTCGCAGTGCCGCAAGGTGCAACAGATGCACCCCGAACTGAT TGGCTTTAACCTGCAACTTTCGCCCAGCGAACGATCCCACTCGGACGAGGCCATCTACAAGGATCTGCATTCCAC GGAGCTAAATATGCGCAAGACGAGCAGCATTGATGCCGCATCCGGTTCATCGTCGGCGGAATACTACGATCGCACCTCGCACAGCGGCTCCCTCTCGGTGGAGGATGAGAACAGTGACATAACCATTGAGAACGGCACCGAGGACATTGAGGACTTTCTCGAGGATTCGCTATCGAACATGTGCGACTCGGCGATCGAGAATGACGGCGAGTTGATTGGCGTTGGAGCTACCGGAACTGGAGGAGGAGTGACGCCTCGAAATATCCAAGATGGCCATTTGCGTGATCTCTCCTTTGATCTCAGCCTGGATGTGATGGGCGCGACTTCGTCCAATGCCGTTACACCCACTCCGGAGTCCTGCGCCCAGCCAACCGATGAATCCCTGACAAAGTCCAGCACTTGCGCCGGCACTGCAGCCACTCCAGCTGCTGCTACGGGTCCTTCACTGCCCCGGCATGTCATTAGTTCCTCCTCCTCGGCGTCGCTGTTCGTCAGCGAGAGCCAGAGGCTTCAGCGGGCCGCCGCCGCCGTCTACAACTACCGATCCTCGATGGCGTCCGCGGAGCACGAGTACGCCTACATCTACAGCGAGGACGATGAGAAGGTCTACGAGGATCTCTGCTATGTCACCTTCCAGGCGAAGGCCAAACCCGAG ACTGCTTCCACAACAAGCTTTGAGCAGAGGGACTATGTCATCCGGGAGCTAATCGACACGGAATCCAATTACCTGGACGTGCTGAATGCCCTGAAGAGCAAGTTTATGCTGCCGCTGGAGCGACTTCTTGGCCAGGATGAGCTAAAGGCCATTTTTCCACGCATAAGG GAACTGGCTGATATCCACACCAACTTCCTGCACAAGTTGCGCGAATCCCTCACACCAAATGCCAAGATAAAGATGGCCCAGGTCTTTATGGAGTTCCGTGAACCCTTCCTCATTTACGGCGAGTACTGCTCCTGCCTGCTGGGGGCCATCGACAACCTGGCGGATGTCTGCAAGAAGAACCAGATAATCGACCAGCTGGTCCAGAAGTGCGAACGCGACTACAACGTGGGCAAGCTCCAGCTGCGGGACATTCTCTCCGTGCCCATGCAGCGCATTCTCAAGTACCATCTGCTTCTGGACAAGCTGGTGAAGGAGACGTCACCGTCCCACGAGGACTATCGTTCGTTGGAGCGCGCCAAGGACGCCATGATCGATGTGTCGCAATACATCAACGAGGTTAAGCGCGACTCCGATCACTTGGTGATCATACAAAAGGTCAAGGACAGCATTTTCGACTTGCATCTGCTCCAGAACGGAGCCGGCAGCGACCTCTTGCAATATGGGCGTCTGCTTTTGGATGGAGAGCTCCACATGAAGGCCCACGAGGATCAAAAGACCAAGCTGCGCTACGCCTTTGTGTTCGACAAGATCCTGATCATGGTAAAGGCGCTGCACATCAAGACGGGCGACATGCAGTACACCTACAAGGACTCGCACAACCTGGCGGATTACCGCGTGGAGCAGAGTCATTCGAGGCGCACCCTCGGCCGGGATACCCGCTTCAAGTATCAGCTATTGTTGGCCCGTAAGTCCGGCAAGACGGCCTTCACCCTGTACCTCAAATCCGAGCACGAGCGGGACAAGTGGCGCAAGGCCCTCACGGAGGCAAT GGAAAGTCTGGAGCCACCCGGCTGCCGCAGCACAGACCACAAAATGGAGATATACACGTTTGATGCTCCGACCACATGCCGTCACTGCTCCAAGTTCCTCAAGGGTCGCATCCACCAGGGCTACCGCTGCAAGGTGTGCCAGATCAGTGTCCACAAGGGCTGTATTTCCTCGACCGGGCGGTGCAAGCAGAATCCCGTCAGTATGCCTCCGCCCGTCTGCGATCGCCAGCTGTCCGAGTTCAACTGGTTTGCCGGTAACATGGACCGTGAAACGGCTGCCAACAAGCTGGAGAATCGCCGCATAGGCACCTATCTCCTGCGCGTCCGTCCCCAGGGACCGTCCACGGCCCATGAGACCATGTATGCTCTGAGTTTAAA AACCGACGACCATGTCATCAAGCACATGAAGATCAACCAGGAGAACGCTGGCGAGTCCATGTTGTACTGCCTGTCGTCGCGAAGGCACTTCAAGACCATTGTCGAACTGGTTTCCTACTATGAACGCAATGATTTGGGCGAGAACTTTGCAGG ACTCAACCAGTCGCTGCAGTGGCCCTTCAAGGAGGTGTTTGCCACTGCCCTGTATGATTATGAACCAAAGGCTGGGAGCAATCAACTGCAACTACGCACCGACTGTCAGGTCCTGGTTATTGGCAAGGATGGCGACAGCAAAGGCTGGTGGCGCGGCAAGATAGGCGATACT GTGGGCTACTTCCCCAAGGAGTACGTGCAGGAACAGAGAACGGCCAGCGAAGAACTTTGA
- the LOC108119549 gene encoding uncharacterized protein, producing the protein MEHHTYAKTGSKKWSAQEKRELVEQRIAADDLFSKYSPRHPEPWKKFKEITKIGGYSENALRRQWFSMIQRYRVLKANAVGKPLNRQTIVELNQEWEFFGLIHSYMNQKTADLHSYALKEPNVEPPVNTLAISSVFSCEESQLSPLMLGVLNDHNFGERSPPVGNESDDLNDVDDYQQPHGGGGNNDELNKLLAETQAPNKMSEEDYGIVDEVECGPVMIGGEVSLSNSHYNDLDSVPQTGSSFEPQIVEVELVAPMNGDGQDPYRHRFVPKPKKKRFPKGLTEKEKYYRHRRYFEKRLEKRLAGICTVVANVITHSLPNVDVKPILELGNEMANNLLSPASTDSEDEVDDEGEEEMEDEEGF; encoded by the exons ATGGAACATCATACATATGCCAAGACTGGCTCGAAGAAAT GGTCGGCCCAGGAGAAGAGGGAATTGGTGGAACAGCGCATTGCTGCAGATGATCTGTTTTCGAAGTATTCGCCGAGGCACCCGGAGCCATGGAA GAAGTTCAAGGAAATCACCAAGATCGGTGGCTACAGCGAGAATGCTTTGCGCCGTCAATGGTTCTCCATGATCCAGCGCTATAGAGTGCTTAAGGCGAATGCCGTGGGCAAGCCGCTAAATCGCCAAACCATCGTGGAGCTCAACCAGGAGTGGGAGTTTTTTGGGTTGATTCACTCCTATATGAACCAGAAGACCGCCGACCTCCACTCGTATGCTCTCAAGGAGCCCAACGTGGAGCCGCCAGTCAACACTTTGGCGATTTCCAGCGTCTTCTCGTGTGAAGAGAGCCAGCTTTCCCCGTTGATGCTTGGGGTTCTAAATGATCATAACTTTGGGGAGCGTTCACCCCCGGTTGGTAATGAATCTGATGATCTTAATGATGTTGATGATTATCAACAGCCGCACGGTGGGGGCGGTAATAACGACGAGCTAAACAAGCTATTGGCCGAGACCCAGGCCCCCAACAAGATGTCGGAGGAGGATTATGGCATTGTGGACGAGGTGGAGTGCGGTCCGGTTATGATTGGCGGCGAGGTGTCGCTCTCGAACAGTCACTACAACGACTTGGATTCTGTGCCGCAGACTGGTTCGTCATTCGAGCCCCAGATTGTTGAGGTGGAGCTAGTGGCTCCGATGAATGGGGACGGACAGGACCCCTATCGCCATCGTTTCGTTCCGAAGCCGAAGAAGAAGCGCTTCCCCAAGGGACTCACCGAGAAGGAGAAGTATTATAG ACACCGTCGTTACTTCGAGAAGCGCTTGGAGAAGCGTCTGGCTGGGATCTGCACCGTGGTGGCCAATGTGATAACTCATTCATTACCAAATGTTGACGTGAAGCCGATATTGGAACTCGGCAACGAGATGGCTAACAATTTGCTATCACCAGCCAGCACTGACAGcgaggacgaggtcgacgACGAGGGAGAGGAGGAAATGGAGGACGAGGAGGGGTTCTAG
- the Vav gene encoding protein vav isoform X3 — translation MSNNSFGGGATAAVATSGAASPTPAGGGVVGVGVGVGALAGGTMVPGGVNADLWRECVAWLVRCKVIPPDHKAAQSDAEIRILAMTLRDGVLLCNLVIHLDPSSMDPREFNRKPQMAQFLCSKNIKLFLDVCHNNFGIRDADLFEPTMLYDLTNFHRVLITLAKLSQCRKVQQMHPELIGFNLQLSPSERSHSDEAIYKDLHSTELNMRKTSSIDAASGSSSAEYYDRTSHSGSLSVEDENSDITIENGTEDIEDFLEDSLSNMCDSAIENDGELIGVGATGTGGGVTPRNIQDGHLRDLSFDLSLDVMGATSSNAVTPTPESCAQPTDESLTKSSTCAGTAATPAAATGPSLPRHVISSSSSASLFVSESQRLQRAAAAVYNYRSSMASAEHEYAYIYSEDDEKVYEDLCYVTFQAKAKPEVTTDNIACNGTGYDHTNTKEEEVYQDLCALHRTSRSQTASTTSFEQRDYVIRELIDTESNYLDVLNALKSKFMLPLERLLGQDELKAIFPRIRELADIHTNFLHKLRESLTPNAKIKMAQVFMEFREPFLIYGEYCSCLLGAIDNLADVCKKNQIIDQLVQKCERDYNVGKLQLRDILSVPMQRILKYHLLLDKLVKETSPSHEDYRSLERAKDAMIDVSQYINEVKRDSDHLVIIQKVKDSIFDLHLLQNGAGSDLLQYGRLLLDGELHMKAHEDQKTKLRYAFVFDKILIMVKALHIKTGDMQYTYKDSHNLADYRVEQSHSRRTLGRDTRFKYQLLLARKSGKTAFTLYLKSEHERDKWRKALTEAMESLEPPGCRSTDHKMEIYTFDAPTTCRHCSKFLKGRIHQGYRCKVCQISVHKGCISSTGRCKQNPVSMPPPVCDRQLSEFNWFAGNMDRETAANKLENRRIGTYLLRVRPQGPSTAHETMYALSLKTDDHVIKHMKINQENAGESMLYCLSSRRHFKTIVELVSYYERNDLGENFAGLNQSLQWPFKEVFATALYDYEPKAGSNQLQLRTDCQVLVIGKDGDSKGWWRGKIGDTVGYFPKEYVQEQRTASEEL, via the exons ATGTCGAACAACAGTTTCGGAGGAGGTGCCACTGCCGCTGTGGCCACCAGTGGTGCAGCATCACCAACACCAGCTGGCGGTGGTGTAGTaggagtgggtgtgggtgtgggcgCATTGGCAGGAGGCACTATGGTTCCGGGTGGCGTCAATGCTGACCTGTGGCGCGAATGCGTCGCCTGGCTGGTGCGCTGCAAGGTCATTCCGCCCGACCACAAGGCCGCCCAGTCTGACGCCGAAATTCGCATCCTGGCCATGACCTTGCGGGACGGTGTTCTGCTCTGCAACCTGGTCATCCATCTGGATCCCAGTAGTATGGATCCGCGCGAGTTCAATCGCAAGCCCCAAATGGCTCAG TTCCTGTGCAGCAAGAACATCAAACTATTCCTGGACGTGTGCCACAATAACTTCGGGATCCGGGACGCGGACCTCTTCGAGCCAACGATGCTCTACGACCTCACCAACTTCCATCGCGTGCTCATCACGCTGGCGAAGCTGTCGCAGTGCCGCAAGGTGCAACAGATGCACCCCGAACTGAT TGGCTTTAACCTGCAACTTTCGCCCAGCGAACGATCCCACTCGGACGAGGCCATCTACAAGGATCTGCATTCCAC GGAGCTAAATATGCGCAAGACGAGCAGCATTGATGCCGCATCCGGTTCATCGTCGGCGGAATACTACGATCGCACCTCGCACAGCGGCTCCCTCTCGGTGGAGGATGAGAACAGTGACATAACCATTGAGAACGGCACCGAGGACATTGAGGACTTTCTCGAGGATTCGCTATCGAACATGTGCGACTCGGCGATCGAGAATGACGGCGAGTTGATTGGCGTTGGAGCTACCGGAACTGGAGGAGGAGTGACGCCTCGAAATATCCAAGATGGCCATTTGCGTGATCTCTCCTTTGATCTCAGCCTGGATGTGATGGGCGCGACTTCGTCCAATGCCGTTACACCCACTCCGGAGTCCTGCGCCCAGCCAACCGATGAATCCCTGACAAAGTCCAGCACTTGCGCCGGCACTGCAGCCACTCCAGCTGCTGCTACGGGTCCTTCACTGCCCCGGCATGTCATTAGTTCCTCCTCCTCGGCGTCGCTGTTCGTCAGCGAGAGCCAGAGGCTTCAGCGGGCCGCCGCCGCCGTCTACAACTACCGATCCTCGATGGCGTCCGCGGAGCACGAGTACGCCTACATCTACAGCGAGGACGATGAGAAGGTCTACGAGGATCTCTGCTATGTCACCTTCCAGGCGAAGGCCAAACCCGAGGT TACAACCGACAATATTGCATGCAATGGAACTGGTTATGACCACACCAATACAAAAGAAGAGGAAGTCTACCAAGATCTGTGTGCCCTGCACAGGACGAGTAGAAGCCAG ACTGCTTCCACAACAAGCTTTGAGCAGAGGGACTATGTCATCCGGGAGCTAATCGACACGGAATCCAATTACCTGGACGTGCTGAATGCCCTGAAGAGCAAGTTTATGCTGCCGCTGGAGCGACTTCTTGGCCAGGATGAGCTAAAGGCCATTTTTCCACGCATAAGG GAACTGGCTGATATCCACACCAACTTCCTGCACAAGTTGCGCGAATCCCTCACACCAAATGCCAAGATAAAGATGGCCCAGGTCTTTATGGAGTTCCGTGAACCCTTCCTCATTTACGGCGAGTACTGCTCCTGCCTGCTGGGGGCCATCGACAACCTGGCGGATGTCTGCAAGAAGAACCAGATAATCGACCAGCTGGTCCAGAAGTGCGAACGCGACTACAACGTGGGCAAGCTCCAGCTGCGGGACATTCTCTCCGTGCCCATGCAGCGCATTCTCAAGTACCATCTGCTTCTGGACAAGCTGGTGAAGGAGACGTCACCGTCCCACGAGGACTATCGTTCGTTGGAGCGCGCCAAGGACGCCATGATCGATGTGTCGCAATACATCAACGAGGTTAAGCGCGACTCCGATCACTTGGTGATCATACAAAAGGTCAAGGACAGCATTTTCGACTTGCATCTGCTCCAGAACGGAGCCGGCAGCGACCTCTTGCAATATGGGCGTCTGCTTTTGGATGGAGAGCTCCACATGAAGGCCCACGAGGATCAAAAGACCAAGCTGCGCTACGCCTTTGTGTTCGACAAGATCCTGATCATGGTAAAGGCGCTGCACATCAAGACGGGCGACATGCAGTACACCTACAAGGACTCGCACAACCTGGCGGATTACCGCGTGGAGCAGAGTCATTCGAGGCGCACCCTCGGCCGGGATACCCGCTTCAAGTATCAGCTATTGTTGGCCCGTAAGTCCGGCAAGACGGCCTTCACCCTGTACCTCAAATCCGAGCACGAGCGGGACAAGTGGCGCAAGGCCCTCACGGAGGCAAT GGAAAGTCTGGAGCCACCCGGCTGCCGCAGCACAGACCACAAAATGGAGATATACACGTTTGATGCTCCGACCACATGCCGTCACTGCTCCAAGTTCCTCAAGGGTCGCATCCACCAGGGCTACCGCTGCAAGGTGTGCCAGATCAGTGTCCACAAGGGCTGTATTTCCTCGACCGGGCGGTGCAAGCAGAATCCCGTCAGTATGCCTCCGCCCGTCTGCGATCGCCAGCTGTCCGAGTTCAACTGGTTTGCCGGTAACATGGACCGTGAAACGGCTGCCAACAAGCTGGAGAATCGCCGCATAGGCACCTATCTCCTGCGCGTCCGTCCCCAGGGACCGTCCACGGCCCATGAGACCATGTATGCTCTGAGTTTAAA AACCGACGACCATGTCATCAAGCACATGAAGATCAACCAGGAGAACGCTGGCGAGTCCATGTTGTACTGCCTGTCGTCGCGAAGGCACTTCAAGACCATTGTCGAACTGGTTTCCTACTATGAACGCAATGATTTGGGCGAGAACTTTGCAGG ACTCAACCAGTCGCTGCAGTGGCCCTTCAAGGAGGTGTTTGCCACTGCCCTGTATGATTATGAACCAAAGGCTGGGAGCAATCAACTGCAACTACGCACCGACTGTCAGGTCCTGGTTATTGGCAAGGATGGCGACAGCAAAGGCTGGTGGCGCGGCAAGATAGGCGATACT GTGGGCTACTTCCCCAAGGAGTACGTGCAGGAACAGAGAACGGCCAGCGAAGAACTTTGA
- the LOC108119541 gene encoding uncharacterized protein: MEKVYIIALVISLFVHLKDLFNPIEPTMESTVFIFLTMMAFKKIMRRNSGYNANVLEKMAQILILCMGVQVLLVAAWFPLSESVHHLVEMACHRWPWGRGWMFKQVKDVGASWILVALELVAFFLGFKMKGVQQFFGARDDLISRSVMTIIGEQYQRVWNREKRYLRNCYRTLLEQGQG, encoded by the coding sequence ATGGAGAAGGTCTATATCATTGCATTGGTGATTTCCCTTTTTGTCCATCTGAAAGATCTCTTCAATCCCATCGAGCCCACCATGGAGTCGACTGTGTTCATATTCCTCACCATGATGGCTTTCAAAAAAATCATGCGCCGAAATTCGGGATACAATGCAAATGTTCTGGAGAAGATGGCGCAGATTCTGATCCTCTGCATGGGGGTCCAAGTCCTTTTGGTCGCAGCGTGGTTTCCCCTCAGCGAATCTGTTCATCACCTCGTTGAAATGGCATGCCATCGTTGGCCCTGGGGACGAGGCTGGATGTTCAAGCAAGTTAAGGATGTGGGGGCGTCGTGGATCCTAGTGGCTTTGGAGTTGGTTGCTTTCTTCCTGGGCTTCAAGATGAAGGGTGTGCAGCAGTTTTTCGGTGCAAGGGATGACTTAATCTCAAGGAGTGTCATGACGATCATTGGAGAACAGTACCAAAGGGTTTGGAACCGGGAGAAGCGATATCTGCGCAACTGCTATAGGACCCTCCTAGAACAAGGACAAGGATAA
- the Vav gene encoding protein vav isoform X2: MSNNSFGGGATAAVATSGAASPTPAGGGVVGVGVGVGALAGGTMVPGGVNADLWRECVAWLVRCKVIPPDHKAAQSDAEIRILAMTLRDGVLLCNLVIHLDPSSMDPREFNRKPQMAQFLCSKNIKLFLDVCHNNFGIRDADLFEPTMLYDLTNFHRVLITLAKLSQCRKVQQMHPELIGFNLQLSPSERSHSDEAIYKDLHSTTTDNIACNGTGYDHTNTKEEEVYQDLCALHRTSRSQTASTTSFEQRDYVIRELIDTESNYLDVLNALKSKFMLPLERLLGQDELKAIFPRIRELADIHTNFLHKLRESLTPNAKIKMAQVFMEFREPFLIYGEYCSCLLGAIDNLADVCKKNQIIDQLVQKCERDYNVGKLQLRDILSVPMQRILKYHLLLDKLVKETSPSHEDYRSLERAKDAMIDVSQYINEVKRDSDHLVIIQKVKDSIFDLHLLQNGAGSDLLQYGRLLLDGELHMKAHEDQKTKLRYAFVFDKILIMVKALHIKTGDMQYTYKDSHNLADYRVEQSHSRRTLGRDTRFKYQLLLARKSGKTAFTLYLKSEHERDKWRKALTEAMESLEPPGCRSTDHKMEIYTFDAPTTCRHCSKFLKGRIHQGYRCKVCQISVHKGCISSTGRCKQNPVSMPPPVCDRQLSEFNWFAGNMDRETAANKLENRRIGTYLLRVRPQGPSTAHETMYALSLKTDDHVIKHMKINQENAGESMLYCLSSRRHFKTIVELVSYYERNDLGENFAGLNQSLQWPFKEVFATALYDYEPKAGSNQLQLRTDCQVLVIGKDGDSKGWWRGKIGDTVGYFPKEYVQEQRTASEEL, from the exons ATGTCGAACAACAGTTTCGGAGGAGGTGCCACTGCCGCTGTGGCCACCAGTGGTGCAGCATCACCAACACCAGCTGGCGGTGGTGTAGTaggagtgggtgtgggtgtgggcgCATTGGCAGGAGGCACTATGGTTCCGGGTGGCGTCAATGCTGACCTGTGGCGCGAATGCGTCGCCTGGCTGGTGCGCTGCAAGGTCATTCCGCCCGACCACAAGGCCGCCCAGTCTGACGCCGAAATTCGCATCCTGGCCATGACCTTGCGGGACGGTGTTCTGCTCTGCAACCTGGTCATCCATCTGGATCCCAGTAGTATGGATCCGCGCGAGTTCAATCGCAAGCCCCAAATGGCTCAG TTCCTGTGCAGCAAGAACATCAAACTATTCCTGGACGTGTGCCACAATAACTTCGGGATCCGGGACGCGGACCTCTTCGAGCCAACGATGCTCTACGACCTCACCAACTTCCATCGCGTGCTCATCACGCTGGCGAAGCTGTCGCAGTGCCGCAAGGTGCAACAGATGCACCCCGAACTGAT TGGCTTTAACCTGCAACTTTCGCCCAGCGAACGATCCCACTCGGACGAGGCCATCTACAAGGATCTGCATTCCAC TACAACCGACAATATTGCATGCAATGGAACTGGTTATGACCACACCAATACAAAAGAAGAGGAAGTCTACCAAGATCTGTGTGCCCTGCACAGGACGAGTAGAAGCCAG ACTGCTTCCACAACAAGCTTTGAGCAGAGGGACTATGTCATCCGGGAGCTAATCGACACGGAATCCAATTACCTGGACGTGCTGAATGCCCTGAAGAGCAAGTTTATGCTGCCGCTGGAGCGACTTCTTGGCCAGGATGAGCTAAAGGCCATTTTTCCACGCATAAGG GAACTGGCTGATATCCACACCAACTTCCTGCACAAGTTGCGCGAATCCCTCACACCAAATGCCAAGATAAAGATGGCCCAGGTCTTTATGGAGTTCCGTGAACCCTTCCTCATTTACGGCGAGTACTGCTCCTGCCTGCTGGGGGCCATCGACAACCTGGCGGATGTCTGCAAGAAGAACCAGATAATCGACCAGCTGGTCCAGAAGTGCGAACGCGACTACAACGTGGGCAAGCTCCAGCTGCGGGACATTCTCTCCGTGCCCATGCAGCGCATTCTCAAGTACCATCTGCTTCTGGACAAGCTGGTGAAGGAGACGTCACCGTCCCACGAGGACTATCGTTCGTTGGAGCGCGCCAAGGACGCCATGATCGATGTGTCGCAATACATCAACGAGGTTAAGCGCGACTCCGATCACTTGGTGATCATACAAAAGGTCAAGGACAGCATTTTCGACTTGCATCTGCTCCAGAACGGAGCCGGCAGCGACCTCTTGCAATATGGGCGTCTGCTTTTGGATGGAGAGCTCCACATGAAGGCCCACGAGGATCAAAAGACCAAGCTGCGCTACGCCTTTGTGTTCGACAAGATCCTGATCATGGTAAAGGCGCTGCACATCAAGACGGGCGACATGCAGTACACCTACAAGGACTCGCACAACCTGGCGGATTACCGCGTGGAGCAGAGTCATTCGAGGCGCACCCTCGGCCGGGATACCCGCTTCAAGTATCAGCTATTGTTGGCCCGTAAGTCCGGCAAGACGGCCTTCACCCTGTACCTCAAATCCGAGCACGAGCGGGACAAGTGGCGCAAGGCCCTCACGGAGGCAAT GGAAAGTCTGGAGCCACCCGGCTGCCGCAGCACAGACCACAAAATGGAGATATACACGTTTGATGCTCCGACCACATGCCGTCACTGCTCCAAGTTCCTCAAGGGTCGCATCCACCAGGGCTACCGCTGCAAGGTGTGCCAGATCAGTGTCCACAAGGGCTGTATTTCCTCGACCGGGCGGTGCAAGCAGAATCCCGTCAGTATGCCTCCGCCCGTCTGCGATCGCCAGCTGTCCGAGTTCAACTGGTTTGCCGGTAACATGGACCGTGAAACGGCTGCCAACAAGCTGGAGAATCGCCGCATAGGCACCTATCTCCTGCGCGTCCGTCCCCAGGGACCGTCCACGGCCCATGAGACCATGTATGCTCTGAGTTTAAA AACCGACGACCATGTCATCAAGCACATGAAGATCAACCAGGAGAACGCTGGCGAGTCCATGTTGTACTGCCTGTCGTCGCGAAGGCACTTCAAGACCATTGTCGAACTGGTTTCCTACTATGAACGCAATGATTTGGGCGAGAACTTTGCAGG ACTCAACCAGTCGCTGCAGTGGCCCTTCAAGGAGGTGTTTGCCACTGCCCTGTATGATTATGAACCAAAGGCTGGGAGCAATCAACTGCAACTACGCACCGACTGTCAGGTCCTGGTTATTGGCAAGGATGGCGACAGCAAAGGCTGGTGGCGCGGCAAGATAGGCGATACT GTGGGCTACTTCCCCAAGGAGTACGTGCAGGAACAGAGAACGGCCAGCGAAGAACTTTGA